Genomic DNA from Sphingomonas hankookensis:
GCAACGTGTCGATGAGCAGATCGCGGGCGGCGAGCGCGGCATTCGCCCGGGCGAGCGATGCCTCCAGCGCGGCGATCCGCGCGGTGGCATCAGCAGGGGAAACAGGCGCTTCCAGCACCCGCATTTCATAACAGATCACGCATCGACGGGCGAGAAAAAGCGTCGCAAAACCGCCGTTTTCACCCCGCCAGCGTCGGCGTGAACGTCCGCTCTGGGCGACGCCAGTCGATGCCCTCCAGCAGCATCGACAATTGTGCCGGCGTCAGCGTCACCGTGCCCGTCGCGGTCACCGGCCAGACGAACCGACCCCGGTCGAGCCGCTTGGAGAACAGGCACAGGCCTTGCCCATCGAACCACAGCAGCTTGACCAGATGACCCCGCTTGCCCCGGAACGCGAACAACGCGCCCGAGTGCGGGTTCTGGGCCAGCACCTGCTGCACCAGTACCGCCAGGCCATCGAACCCTTTGCGCATGTCGGTGACGCCACACGCCAGGAACACCCGCGTCGGCAACGGCGTGGGGCTCAA
This window encodes:
- the tnpB gene encoding IS66 family insertion sequence element accessory protein TnpB (TnpB, as the term is used for proteins encoded by IS66 family insertion elements, is considered an accessory protein, since TnpC, encoded by a neighboring gene, is a DDE family transposase.), translated to MRKGFDGLAVLVQQVLAQNPHSGALFAFRGKRGHLVKLLWFDGQGLCLFSKRLDRGRFVWPVTATGTVTLTPAQLSMLLEGIDWRRPERTFTPTLAG